The Trueperaceae bacterium genome has a segment encoding these proteins:
- a CDS encoding DUF721 domain-containing protein: MAEHVANVVAKFFAKGGRTRAYRRAAAVVAWPEVVGATLARFAVARTVRDGTLFVDVSDSETAMHLSMQRPRFLRAYAERFGPGVVKDVRFVAGRPAERTPAEARAEAGGGATPDRTAEATVAIDEGARTRLMAALGRLDLPDAVATPALEAAEGWLRHRARAEAEGWTPCPHCGALSPDPGPCDACRRYREAPAVRRAAARLKVDPAAATPDLGDDERRVAEALAVEALDEDLVALLPQVLASPALAPQLRHAATVRLALSEGKPREAVGEADLDRLDARVARALGRWGAGAGEDDR; encoded by the coding sequence ATGGCTGAGCACGTCGCGAACGTCGTCGCGAAGTTCTTCGCGAAGGGGGGCCGGACGCGCGCCTACCGGCGGGCGGCGGCGGTCGTGGCGTGGCCGGAGGTGGTCGGCGCGACGCTGGCACGGTTCGCGGTCGCGCGCACCGTGCGCGACGGCACGCTGTTCGTGGACGTCAGCGACAGCGAAACCGCGATGCACCTGTCGATGCAGCGCCCCCGCTTCCTGCGCGCCTACGCCGAACGCTTCGGCCCGGGGGTCGTGAAGGACGTGCGGTTCGTCGCGGGCCGCCCCGCGGAGCGCACGCCGGCGGAGGCGAGGGCGGAGGCGGGAGGCGGGGCGACGCCGGACCGGACCGCGGAGGCCACCGTCGCGATCGACGAGGGGGCGCGAACGCGGTTGATGGCGGCGCTCGGGCGGTTGGACCTGCCCGACGCGGTCGCGACGCCGGCGCTCGAGGCGGCGGAGGGGTGGTTGCGGCACCGGGCGCGGGCGGAGGCGGAGGGCTGGACGCCGTGCCCGCACTGCGGGGCGCTGTCCCCCGACCCGGGCCCGTGCGACGCCTGTCGCCGGTACCGTGAGGCGCCGGCGGTCCGGCGGGCGGCGGCGCGGTTGAAGGTCGATCCGGCCGCCGCGACGCCGGACCTTGGGGACGACGAACGCCGCGTCGCCGAGGCGCTCGCGGTGGAGGCGCTGGACGAGGACCTGGTGGCGTTGCTGCCGCAGGTGCTGGCGTCGCCGGCGTTGGCGCCGCAGTTGCGGCATGCGGCGACGGTGCGGCTGGCGTTGAGCGAAGGGAAACCGCGCGAGGCGGTCGGCGAGGCCGACCTCGACCGCCTCGATGCGCGCGTGGCGCGCGCCCTCGGCCGATGGGGCGCCGGCGCCGGAGAGGACGACCGATGA
- the recF gene encoding DNA replication and repair protein RecF (All proteins in this family for which functions are known are DNA-binding proteins that assist the filamentation of RecA onto DNA for the initiation of recombination or recombinational repair.) translates to MILEGLRQFAFRNLATGALAFEPGVTAIVGPNAAGKSNLLDAAYLASTGALPSGTVGDALRWGEAEGFVAADLRREGVASQVHVGLAAGRKVVRLDGQAVRRGDVARHFAAVRMTPQDADLVHGSPSRRRGWLDDLLDRLSPRHAALAREYARVLEQRNAGLKTGAAADLVAVLGQRLAAVGDEIGDLRARAVARVDAVAAEVYGDVAGGAKRFAVALERSQGDAPLEVALRASAAEERARGVTVVGPHRDDLALTLDGRAVQTFGSRGEARTAALALRVAELRLLEEKHGAAPLLLLDDFSAELDADRRAYLLALSGRLPQALVSGTEAPPHATRVLRVAGGVVTEAGAVEDGAAEDGAAVAATPAGGGADDG, encoded by the coding sequence GTGATCCTCGAGGGGCTGCGCCAGTTCGCGTTCCGGAACCTCGCGACCGGCGCGCTCGCGTTCGAGCCGGGCGTGACGGCGATCGTGGGTCCCAACGCGGCGGGGAAATCGAACCTGTTGGACGCCGCCTACCTGGCGTCGACCGGGGCCCTGCCGAGCGGCACGGTCGGCGACGCGTTGCGGTGGGGGGAGGCGGAGGGGTTCGTCGCCGCCGACCTCCGCCGCGAGGGCGTGGCCTCGCAGGTGCACGTGGGCTTGGCGGCGGGCCGGAAGGTCGTCCGCCTCGACGGGCAGGCGGTCCGGCGGGGCGACGTCGCGCGCCACTTCGCGGCGGTGCGCATGACGCCGCAGGACGCCGACCTGGTGCACGGGTCGCCGTCGCGACGGCGCGGCTGGCTGGACGATCTGCTGGACCGCTTGTCGCCGCGCCACGCGGCGTTGGCGCGCGAGTACGCGCGGGTGCTGGAGCAGCGCAACGCCGGCCTGAAGACCGGCGCGGCGGCGGACCTGGTCGCGGTGCTCGGCCAGCGGTTGGCGGCGGTCGGGGACGAGATCGGGGACCTGCGGGCGCGCGCCGTGGCGCGCGTCGACGCGGTCGCGGCGGAGGTGTACGGCGACGTCGCGGGGGGCGCGAAGCGGTTCGCGGTCGCGCTCGAGCGGTCGCAGGGGGACGCGCCCCTCGAGGTGGCGTTGCGCGCGAGCGCGGCGGAGGAGCGCGCGCGCGGCGTGACGGTCGTGGGGCCGCACCGCGACGATCTGGCGCTCACGCTGGACGGGCGGGCGGTGCAGACGTTCGGTTCGCGCGGGGAGGCGCGGACGGCGGCGTTGGCGTTGCGGGTCGCGGAGTTGCGGCTCCTGGAGGAGAAGCACGGCGCGGCGCCGCTACTGCTGCTCGACGACTTCTCCGCGGAGTTGGACGCCGACCGGCGGGCGTACCTGTTGGCGTTGTCGGGGCGGTTGCCGCAGGCGTTGGTGTCGGGCACCGAAGCGCCGCCGCACGCGACGCGGGTGCTGCGCGTCGCGGGCGGCGTCGTGACGGAGGCGGGCGCGGTGGAGGACGGGGCGGCGGAGGACGGGGCGGCGGTCGCGGCGACGCCGGCCGGGGGTGGGGCCGACGATGGCTGA
- a CDS encoding DivIVA domain-containing protein, whose amino-acid sequence MKLTPLDVENARFDRSLAGYAPKAVRAFLADVAEELEAARRELAEARDALEARDARIEELRSVERDLREAIVSAERVGEQVKANAEAEAALVRERADLARREAEADVARLRTMEGTIRERLRGMLQAFERSLDLDVGTDDGPADGDAAGSLRAEDLHDAGGEPDA is encoded by the coding sequence GTGAAGCTCACGCCGTTGGACGTCGAGAACGCCCGCTTCGACCGGAGCCTCGCCGGCTACGCCCCGAAGGCGGTACGGGCGTTCCTCGCCGACGTCGCCGAGGAGCTCGAGGCCGCCCGCCGGGAGCTGGCGGAGGCGCGCGACGCGCTCGAGGCGCGCGACGCCCGCATCGAGGAGCTGCGCAGCGTCGAGCGGGACCTGCGTGAGGCGATCGTCTCCGCCGAGCGCGTCGGCGAGCAGGTGAAGGCGAACGCGGAGGCGGAGGCGGCGTTGGTGCGCGAACGCGCCGACCTGGCGCGCCGCGAGGCGGAGGCGGACGTCGCCCGCCTCCGAACGATGGAGGGCACGATCCGCGAGCGGTTGCGGGGGATGCTGCAGGCGTTCGAGCGGAGCCTCGATCTGGACGTCGGGACGGACGATGGCCCCGCGGACGGCGACGCCGCGGGGTCGTTGCGCGCCGAGGACCTGCACGACGCGGGCGGCGAGCCCGACGCGTGA
- a CDS encoding SufS family cysteine desulfurase: protein MTVPPPASLDPAALRAETPILQREVHGHPLVYLDHAATAQRPRAVIDAMARHYERHHANVHRGAHQLAAEATDAYEAARTAIAAFLGAPDARSLVFVRNATEAINLLARAWGDAHLQAGDEILVPVSEHHANLVPWQMAAQRTGARIVPLPLGADQRLDLDAFRARLSHRTKLVAVGHMSNVLGVVHPVADIADLAHGVGAQVFVDGAQAAPHLPVDVAALGVDAYAVSGHKMMGPTGIGALWARADLLEALPPFLGGGEMIAKVEMETSTYAGIPNRFEAGTPAVAEAVGWHAAVDVLRGVGMDAVWAHDHALGEAMLARFDALEGVTTFGPRGADRGGILPFVIDGVHPHDVATALDAEGIAVRAGHHCAQPLMAALGVPSTVRASTHVTTTDAEIDALADAVASARDFFAPRA, encoded by the coding sequence ATGACCGTCCCCCCGCCCGCGTCCCTCGACCCGGCCGCCCTGCGCGCCGAGACGCCGATCCTGCAACGCGAGGTGCACGGCCACCCCCTCGTCTACCTCGATCACGCCGCCACCGCGCAACGCCCCCGCGCCGTGATCGACGCCATGGCCCGCCACTACGAACGCCACCACGCCAACGTCCACCGCGGCGCCCACCAACTCGCGGCGGAGGCGACCGACGCCTACGAAGCGGCGCGCACCGCGATCGCGGCGTTCCTCGGTGCGCCCGACGCGCGCTCCCTCGTGTTCGTGCGCAACGCCACCGAAGCGATCAACCTCCTCGCCCGCGCGTGGGGCGACGCCCACCTCCAGGCGGGCGACGAGATCCTCGTCCCGGTCTCCGAGCACCACGCCAACCTGGTCCCGTGGCAGATGGCGGCCCAGCGCACCGGCGCGCGCATCGTGCCGCTGCCCCTCGGCGCGGATCAGCGGCTCGACCTCGACGCGTTCCGCGCGCGCCTCTCGCACCGTACGAAGCTCGTGGCGGTCGGGCACATGTCGAACGTGCTCGGCGTCGTCCACCCCGTCGCCGACATCGCCGACCTCGCGCACGGCGTCGGCGCCCAGGTGTTCGTCGACGGCGCGCAGGCGGCGCCGCACCTGCCCGTCGACGTCGCCGCGCTCGGGGTCGACGCCTACGCGGTGTCGGGCCACAAGATGATGGGCCCCACCGGCATCGGGGCGTTGTGGGCCCGCGCCGACCTGCTCGAGGCCCTCCCGCCGTTCCTCGGGGGCGGCGAAATGATCGCGAAGGTCGAGATGGAGACCTCGACGTACGCCGGCATCCCCAACCGCTTCGAGGCGGGCACGCCCGCCGTCGCCGAAGCGGTCGGTTGGCACGCCGCCGTCGACGTCCTGCGCGGCGTCGGCATGGACGCCGTGTGGGCGCACGACCACGCGCTCGGCGAAGCGATGCTGGCGCGCTTCGACGCCCTCGAGGGCGTCACGACGTTCGGCCCGCGCGGCGCGGACCGCGGCGGGATCCTGCCGTTCGTGATCGACGGCGTCCACCCCCACGACGTCGCCACCGCCCTCGACGCCGAGGGCATCGCGGTGCGCGCCGGCCACCACTGCGCCCAACCGCTCATGGCGGCGCTCGGGGTGCCCTCCACGGTGCGCGCCAGCACCCACGTCACCACCACCGACGCGGAGATCGACGCGCTCGCCGACGCCGTCGCGTCCGCCCGCGACTTCTTCGCGCCCCGCGCGTGA
- a CDS encoding purine-nucleoside phosphorylase produces MSDAAAYQTATGLREEAVAAIRAASSLRPEVAIVLGSGLGPLADAIQVDAELPYDRLPGFAAATAPGHDGTLLLGTLDGRPVVAMRGRLHPYDGLPAAQVAFPVRVMHALGAEALVVSNACGGLRPEWSAGDLMLQRDFINFTFDSPLIGANDPALGPRFPVTFDAYDPAYLELARATARSLDVPLREGVYLAVSGPSYATRAELRAFRAWGADAIGMSTVYEVLAARHEGMRVVGLSTVTDLAIPDRDHHADEAEVLATAEASGATFRRLVRALVPHL; encoded by the coding sequence ATGAGCGACGCTGCTGCGTACCAGACCGCCACCGGCCTCCGCGAGGAGGCCGTCGCCGCGATCCGGGCCGCGTCGAGCCTCCGGCCGGAGGTCGCGATCGTGCTCGGGTCCGGACTCGGCCCGCTCGCCGACGCGATCCAGGTCGATGCGGAACTGCCGTACGACCGCCTCCCCGGCTTCGCCGCGGCGACCGCCCCCGGGCACGACGGCACCCTCCTGCTGGGGACGTTGGACGGACGTCCGGTGGTCGCGATGCGCGGTCGCCTGCACCCGTACGACGGCCTGCCCGCCGCCCAGGTGGCCTTCCCCGTCCGCGTCATGCACGCCCTCGGGGCGGAGGCCCTGGTGGTCTCCAACGCCTGCGGGGGGCTGCGTCCGGAGTGGTCGGCGGGGGACCTGATGCTGCAGCGGGACTTCATCAACTTCACGTTCGACAGCCCCCTGATCGGCGCGAACGATCCGGCCTTGGGGCCGCGCTTTCCGGTGACGTTCGACGCGTACGACCCGGCGTACCTGGAACTCGCGCGGGCGACCGCGCGCAGCCTCGACGTGCCGCTGCGCGAGGGGGTGTACCTGGCGGTGTCGGGCCCGTCGTACGCCACCCGTGCGGAGTTGCGCGCCTTCCGGGCGTGGGGGGCCGACGCGATCGGGATGTCGACGGTGTACGAGGTGCTCGCCGCGCGCCACGAGGGCATGCGGGTGGTGGGGTTGTCGACGGTCACCGACCTGGCGATCCCCGACCGCGACCATCACGCCGACGAAGCGGAGGTCCTCGCGACCGCCGAAGCCAGCGGCGCGACGTTCCGTCGGTTGGTGCGCGCCCTCGTCCCGCACCTGTGA
- a CDS encoding SUF system NifU family Fe-S cluster assembly protein, with product MEQIYKTVILERSRTPRHRGTLADPAVRQEGVNPSCGDELTLALRIEDGVVRDAKFEGHGCAISAASADLMADALHGKTTAEARTLATAFKAMIRGESLPTDLDLGELTALEGVRHLHARVKCATLPWTTLEAALDGATGPVSDESAG from the coding sequence ATGGAGCAGATCTACAAGACCGTCATCCTCGAACGCAGCCGCACCCCCCGCCACCGCGGGACGCTCGCGGACCCCGCCGTCCGCCAGGAGGGCGTCAACCCGTCGTGCGGCGACGAACTCACGCTCGCGCTCCGCATCGAGGACGGCGTGGTGCGCGACGCGAAGTTCGAGGGGCACGGGTGCGCCATCAGCGCCGCCTCCGCCGACCTGATGGCCGACGCCCTCCACGGCAAGACCACCGCGGAGGCGCGCACCCTCGCGACGGCGTTCAAGGCCATGATCCGCGGCGAATCGCTCCCCACCGACCTCGACCTCGGGGAACTCACCGCCCTCGAGGGGGTCCGTCACCTGCACGCCCGCGTGAAGTGCGCGACGCTGCCCTGGACGACGCTGGAGGCGGCGCTCGACGGCGCCACCGGCCCCGTCAGCGACGAGTCGGCCGGCTAG
- a CDS encoding YggS family pyridoxal phosphate-dependent enzyme has protein sequence MSVAAVRRRIAAAAASVGRDPADVRLIAVTKSHDADVVADVVLAEGVRDLGENRVQEWRAKAEVLPSDVIWHHVGTLQRNKVKYLAAARVPWIHSLDSERLADALEAQGAKHDHVFKALVEVNVAGEASKQGVAPDALEALLAYAAPLAHVDVVGLMTMAPYADDPEVARPVFRTLAALADGHDLPERSMGMSGDLEVAVQEGATMVRVGAATFAPDDEGGTP, from the coding sequence GTGAGCGTCGCGGCGGTCCGGCGCCGGATCGCCGCGGCGGCCGCCTCGGTCGGTCGCGACCCGGCCGACGTGCGGTTGATCGCCGTGACGAAGTCGCACGACGCCGACGTCGTCGCCGACGTCGTGCTCGCCGAAGGGGTGCGCGACCTGGGCGAAAACCGGGTGCAGGAGTGGCGCGCGAAGGCGGAGGTACTCCCGAGCGACGTGATCTGGCATCACGTGGGGACGCTGCAGCGCAACAAGGTGAAGTACCTCGCCGCGGCCCGCGTCCCGTGGATCCACTCGCTCGATTCCGAGCGGTTGGCGGACGCGCTCGAGGCCCAGGGCGCGAAGCACGATCACGTCTTCAAGGCGCTCGTGGAGGTGAACGTGGCGGGCGAGGCGTCGAAGCAGGGGGTCGCCCCCGACGCGCTGGAGGCCCTCCTGGCGTACGCGGCGCCGCTCGCGCACGTCGACGTCGTGGGGCTGATGACGATGGCGCCGTACGCCGACGATCCGGAGGTCGCGCGGCCGGTCTTCCGGACGTTGGCGGCGCTGGCGGACGGCCACGACCTGCCGGAACGCTCGATGGGGATGAGCGGCGACCTGGAGGTCGCGGTGCAGGAGGGCGCGACGATGGTGCGGGTGGGGGCCGCGACGTTCGCGCCCGACGACGAAGGGGGGACCCCGTGA